The window AATGGGTACCGCGTGGGTCAGTTCAGCCAGGGTGACCGCACGGGCCAGGCGCCAGGCGGGGAAGTTCGACAAGCCTGCATAGAGGATCTTGCCCGCACGCGCCAGATCCTCGAAGCCGCGGACGATCTCCTCGATGGGCGTGACGCCATCGGGATGGTGCGCCCAGTAGATGTCGATCCTGTCGGTCTTGAGGCGCTTGAGGCTCGCCTCCACGGAAGCCACCAGTGCTTTGCGGCTGTTGCCGGTGACCAACCGGTTCGCGTTCGGCACGGCGCCGTTGGTGAACTTGGTGGCCAGCACAAAGTCCTCGCGCCGCCCCTGCAGCAGAGTGCCGAGCAGTTCTTCCGATTGACCGAACTGGTAAACGTCTGCCGTGTCGATGAAGTTGCCGCCGGCCTCGGCATAGGCGTTGAAGACGGCCTCTGCGGCATCGGGGTCGGCACCATAACCCCAGCCCGTGCCGAAGTTGCCAGTGCCCAATGCGACTTGCGACACACGCAGGCCGGTTTTTCCAAAGACGGTGTATTTCATGCTTCGCTCCTTTGAGAAATATCGTGCTG of the Rhodoferax koreense genome contains:
- a CDS encoding aldo/keto reductase, translating into MKYTVFGKTGLRVSQVALGTGNFGTGWGYGADPDAAEAVFNAYAEAGGNFIDTADVYQFGQSEELLGTLLQGRREDFVLATKFTNGAVPNANRLVTGNSRKALVASVEASLKRLKTDRIDIYWAHHPDGVTPIEEIVRGFEDLARAGKILYAGLSNFPAWRLARAVTLAELTHAVPIAAAQFEHSLVRREPEADLFPAARALDLGVVTWSPLGGGMLTGKYRQGEKGRAEGFGGRVFQSENSAQRTQVLDTVLAVASELGVSAGQVAIAWAGTHGAVPIIGPRSVAQLIDNLGALTVDLSAEQLHRLDTASSLVPSAPSRSPVPWAGELTEVVA